One genomic segment of Helianthus annuus cultivar XRQ/B chromosome 14, HanXRQr2.0-SUNRISE, whole genome shotgun sequence includes these proteins:
- the LOC110904980 gene encoding serine/arginine-rich splicing factor RS2Z33 isoform X1, with translation MPRYNDRYDDRHHDDRHGTTRLYVGHLASRTRSRDLEDIFSRYGRIRDVDMKRDFAFVEFKDPRDADDARYSLNGRDVDGSRIVVEFAKGAPRGGGGGGGGGRGGGGGGYGGSREFLGRGPPPGSGRCFNCGLDGHWARDCKAGDWKNKCYRCGEQGHIERNCQNSPKKVKRGRSYSRTPSPPRRGRSQSRSVSRSRSRSRSPARRERSVERAERRSRSPRRNRASSPQTSKGRKQSPSQSPTDDARRPKAASRSPVEDDVRDVSRSPDNRSPAEENGHSRSPSPVTRDNGTPIEDEDVVNNGSPEPSESG, from the exons ATGCCGCGCTATAATGACCGCTATGATGATCGCCACCACGATGATCGCCATGGAACTACCCGCCTTTATGTTGGACACTTGGCTTCACGTACAAGATCACGTGATTTGGAAGACATTTTTAGCAGATATGGAAG AATTCGTGATGTGGACATGAAGCGTGATTTTGCCTTTGTG gaATTTAAAGACCCAAGGGATGCTGATGATGCAAGATATAGCTTAAACGGCCGTGATGTCGATGGAAGTCGTATCGTGGTGGAATTTGCAAAAGGG GCTCCGCGAGggggcggcggcggcggtggtggtggtcgcggtggtggtggtggtggctatGGCGGCTCTCGTGAATTCCTTGGTAGAGGTCCTCCACCAGGATCAGGCCGTTGTTTCAACTGTGGACTTGATGGTCATTGGGCCCGTGACTGTAAAGCTGGTGATTGGAAGAATAAGTGCTATCGCTGTGGAGAACAGGGTCATATAGAAAGGAATTGTCAGAACAGTCCGAAGAAAGTGAA GCGTGGAAGGAGTTACTCACGCACTCCGTCCCCACCTCGGCGTGGAAGGAGTCAGAGTCGTAGCGTTAGCAGGAGCCGCAG CCGATCGAGGTCACCTGCAAGACGAGAACGCAGCGTTGAACGTGCTGAAAGAAGGTCAAGAAGCCCAAGGAGAAATCGAGCTTCTTCGCCACAAACATCCAAAGGGAGGAAACAAAGCCCATCACAATCACCAACAGATGATGCAAGGAGGCCAAAGGCAGCAAGCAGAAGCCCTGTGGAAGATGATGTTCGTGATGTCAGCCGTAGCCCTGACAATAGGAGCCCTGCTGAAGAAAATGGGCACAGCCGTAGCCCGAGCCCGGTGACTAGAGACAACGGGACCCCTATTGAGGATGAAGATGTTGTAAACAATGGTTCGCCTGAGCCCAGCGAATCTGGTTAA
- the LOC110904980 gene encoding serine/arginine-rich splicing factor RS2Z33 isoform X2 codes for MKRDFAFVEFKDPRDADDARYSLNGRDVDGSRIVVEFAKGAPRGGGGGGGGGRGGGGGGYGGSREFLGRGPPPGSGRCFNCGLDGHWARDCKAGDWKNKCYRCGEQGHIERNCQNSPKKVKRGRSYSRTPSPPRRGRSQSRSVSRSRSRSRSPARRERSVERAERRSRSPRRNRASSPQTSKGRKQSPSQSPTDDARRPKAASRSPVEDDVRDVSRSPDNRSPAEENGHSRSPSPVTRDNGTPIEDEDVVNNGSPEPSESG; via the exons ATGAAGCGTGATTTTGCCTTTGTG gaATTTAAAGACCCAAGGGATGCTGATGATGCAAGATATAGCTTAAACGGCCGTGATGTCGATGGAAGTCGTATCGTGGTGGAATTTGCAAAAGGG GCTCCGCGAGggggcggcggcggcggtggtggtggtcgcggtggtggtggtggtggctatGGCGGCTCTCGTGAATTCCTTGGTAGAGGTCCTCCACCAGGATCAGGCCGTTGTTTCAACTGTGGACTTGATGGTCATTGGGCCCGTGACTGTAAAGCTGGTGATTGGAAGAATAAGTGCTATCGCTGTGGAGAACAGGGTCATATAGAAAGGAATTGTCAGAACAGTCCGAAGAAAGTGAA GCGTGGAAGGAGTTACTCACGCACTCCGTCCCCACCTCGGCGTGGAAGGAGTCAGAGTCGTAGCGTTAGCAGGAGCCGCAG CCGATCGAGGTCACCTGCAAGACGAGAACGCAGCGTTGAACGTGCTGAAAGAAGGTCAAGAAGCCCAAGGAGAAATCGAGCTTCTTCGCCACAAACATCCAAAGGGAGGAAACAAAGCCCATCACAATCACCAACAGATGATGCAAGGAGGCCAAAGGCAGCAAGCAGAAGCCCTGTGGAAGATGATGTTCGTGATGTCAGCCGTAGCCCTGACAATAGGAGCCCTGCTGAAGAAAATGGGCACAGCCGTAGCCCGAGCCCGGTGACTAGAGACAACGGGACCCCTATTGAGGATGAAGATGTTGTAAACAATGGTTCGCCTGAGCCCAGCGAATCTGGTTAA